In Thermobaculum terrenum ATCC BAA-798, one genomic interval encodes:
- a CDS encoding inorganic phosphate transporter, giving the protein MGEGVVLFLLAMFLGYVYAFVGGFTDAANAIATSVGTRVLSPRAAVIMAGVCNLLGGMTGTAVAVTIGRGIVDPDVLTLLTVVAALGGAMSWSLITYRFGIPVSETHGLVGGLVGAGVATAGLDVVQWQGVTKVLLAIFTSPSLGFIGGMLLITLIYWLCRGMGRRQANRLFGHLQRLSAAYMAFSHGRNDAQKPMGVLALAMTLHFGWEELVVPLWVAASAATVAAIGTAYGGWRIIRTIGIKMVDLKPVEGFAAEVSGASVIQVASELGIPISTTHAITSSIVGVGVTRRTTAVSWGLAGNIMLSWMLTVPATMVLGWLYLVVLRSLLS; this is encoded by the coding sequence TTGGGCGAAGGTGTAGTACTATTTCTGCTTGCGATGTTCCTGGGTTACGTGTATGCCTTCGTCGGGGGGTTCACCGATGCCGCCAACGCGATCGCGACGTCGGTGGGCACCAGGGTGCTCTCTCCCAGGGCCGCGGTCATCATGGCTGGCGTCTGCAACCTGCTGGGAGGCATGACCGGCACGGCCGTGGCGGTGACTATAGGTAGGGGTATAGTGGATCCGGACGTGCTGACGCTGCTGACGGTGGTGGCCGCGTTGGGAGGGGCTATGTCCTGGAGCCTCATCACCTATCGCTTCGGGATACCCGTGAGCGAGACGCACGGCCTGGTTGGCGGGTTGGTGGGGGCCGGCGTGGCGACCGCTGGGCTGGACGTGGTGCAGTGGCAGGGGGTGACGAAGGTGCTGCTGGCCATCTTCACCTCCCCCAGCCTGGGTTTCATCGGCGGGATGCTGCTCATCACGCTGATCTACTGGCTCTGCAGGGGCATGGGAAGAAGGCAGGCCAACAGGCTCTTTGGCCATCTGCAGAGGCTATCGGCGGCGTACATGGCCTTCAGCCATGGGAGGAACGATGCGCAGAAGCCCATGGGCGTGCTCGCGCTGGCGATGACGTTGCACTTCGGCTGGGAGGAGCTGGTCGTGCCGCTGTGGGTGGCGGCGTCCGCCGCCACGGTGGCTGCGATAGGTACGGCTTATGGCGGCTGGCGCATCATACGCACCATCGGTATCAAGATGGTGGACCTCAAACCAGTTGAGGGCTTCGCCGCGGAGGTGTCCGGGGCTTCCGTCATCCAGGTGGCCTCGGAGCTGGGCATCCCCATCAGCACCACGCACGCGATCACCTCGTCGATAGTCGGCGTGGGCGTCACGCGCAGGACCACCGCGGTCAGTTGGGGGCTCGCGGGCAATATCATGCTCTCCTGGATGCTGACCGTGCCGGCCACGATGGTGCTAGGGTGGCTGTACCTGGTGGTGTTGCGATCGCTGCTGAGCTAA